One Spirochaetota bacterium genomic window, GGCAACGATACGATCGCATATTGCCGGACTTGCAAAAGCCGGCTTTCATGATATCGATATCGTCTGGAAACAGGTGATGGGTGCCGTCATCTATGCTGCACGCTGAAGGATACAGGAGAGGAACATGAAGTACTTCAGGAAACTTATCGGAACAAAGGTCTATCTTTCACCGCTCTCAGCGGACGACGCACCGCTCATCTGCGGATGGTTCAATGATCTCGCTATCACAAAAAATCTTTCGATCGCATCATCCATGGTGACGGTACCCTCGGAGCAGAATTGGCTTTCGAACGCGTGCGAAGGGAAGGATAAAAGCGAGATCGTGCACGCCATCGTCGATATCGCCACCGATACGATGATCGGCACTGCAGGGCTGCATCGCATCGATCTCGTGCACGGCCTCGCCGATTTCGGGATACTCATCGGCGACAAGAACTACCACGATAAAGGATACGGCACCGAGGCGACGAAGCTCACGCTCGATTTCGCGTTCAATATCCTCAATCTCCGGAATGTGCGGCTGAGCGTGTTCGAGTTCAACAAGCGCGGACAGCGGGCGTATGAGAAGGCGGGC contains:
- a CDS encoding GNAT family protein, which gives rise to MKYFRKLIGTKVYLSPLSADDAPLICGWFNDLAITKNLSIASSMVTVPSEQNWLSNACEGKDKSEIVHAIVDIATDTMIGTAGLHRIDLVHGLADFGILIGDKNYHDKGYGTEATKLTLDFAFNILNLRNVRLSVFEFNKRGQRAYEKAGFKLIGRRRKAWPIGGTVYDVIIMDAIAEEFESPFVRKAVSGTMTRE